The stretch of DNA AGGGCAAGGCCCATCCAGTGCGCGTCAGCGGTGGGCTCAGGCTGGTCGGGTGGCGTTTCCATGGGAGAGAAAAAGAGGGGCTACCGCAGGTGTAGCCCCGGGCCGCTAGGGCATCTGGTCCGCTTCATCCTCCTCCTTCTGCGGCGGCAGAAGGTCTTCACGGGTGATGTCCATGAAGAGCAGGATGTTGGCCGCCACGTAGATGGAAGAGTAGGTACCGACACCCACACCGATCAGCAGCGCCAATGCGAAGGCATGGATCATCTCCCCTCCAAAGTAGAAGAGCGCCACCAGCACCATGATGGTGGTCAAGGAGGTGATAATGGTCCGACCAAAGGTCTGGGTCAGGGAGGCGTTGATGATCTCGATCTCGGTTCCCTTGCGCATCTTGCGGAAGTTCTCGCGGATACGGTCGGATACCACGATGGTGTCGTTGAGTGAGTAACCGATCACCGACAACACCGCCGCCAGCACCGTGAGGTCGAAACCGACCCCCAGGATCGAGAACACCCCGAGGGTGATGATCACGTCATGGGCTAGGGCGACCACCGCCCCGATGGCAAATTTGTACTGGAAGCGGATGGCGATATAGACCATCACCAGCGCGAGCGCCAGCAGCATGCCCAAACCGCCCTGCTCACGCAGCTCCTCACCCACCTGCGGGCCGACAAACTCGACCCGGCGCAGATCGATCTGCCCGCTATAGCCCGCCTGCAGGGTGTCGACGACCTTGTCACCCAGCTTGGGATCATCCCCGGTCAGGCGGATCAATACGTCGGTGGCACTACCGTAGTCCTGCACCACCGAGTCCTTGAAACCGGCACTGCCCAGGTCGTCGCGAATCTTCTGCAGGTCCGCCGCCCTGTCGTAGCCCAGCTCGACCAGGGTACCCCCGGTAAAGTCGAGCCCGAACTGCAGGCCATTGACCGCCAGCGAGGCGATGGAGCCCAGCACCAGGGCGATGGAGAGGGCGGCGGCCAGCATCCGCGCCCCCATAAAATTAATCACTTTATTGGCTGACATAAGTGTCTCTCTCCCGTTCCGCGACCATCAAATCCACAACCGCTTGAGCTGGCGGCCGCCGAAGCTCAGGTTCACCATGGCCCGCGTTACAACAATCGCGGTAAACATGGAGATGATAATGCCCAGTGACAGGGTCACCGCGAAGCCCTTGACCGGCCCGGTGCCCACGGCGTAAAGGATCACCGCCACCAGCAGGGTGGTGATGTTGGCGTCCAGGATGGTCACAAACGCGCGGTCATAACCCTCATGGATCGCACGCTGCGCCGACAGTCCGTTCTTAAGCTCCTCCTTGATACGGGAGAAGATCAGGACGTTGGCATCCACCGCCATACCAACGGTGAGTACGATACCGGCAATACCCGGCAGGGTCAGGGTAGCTGACAGCATCGACATCAGGGCCACCAACAGCGCCAGGTTGAGGGTCAGGGCGATATTGGCAAACAGGCCAAACACCTTGTAGTAGACGAGCATAAAGATCAGTACCAGGGCGAAACCGATCACCACCGAGTTGATCCCCATGCGGATATTGTCCTTGCCCAGGCTCGGGCCCACGGTGCGCTCCTCCACAAAGTACATGGGAGCCGCCAGGGCACCGGCACGCAGCAACAGGGCCAGCTCGGAGGCCTCACCCACGCCATCGAGGCCGGTGATGCGGAAGCTGGTGCCAAGGGCACTCTGGATAGTGGCCAGGCTGATAACCTCGCGCTCTTCCCGGAAACCGGGCACCCGAACCTGCACCTTCTCCCCGTTCACCTCCTGGGTTTCGATACGGGTGGTCGGCTTCTGCTCGATAAAGAGGACCGCCATCCGGCGACCGACATTGTCGCGGGTGGCGCGGTTCATCAGCTGACCACCGCTGCTGTCGAGGCGAATGTTGACCTGCGGGCGGCCGTTCTCATCAAAGTTGGACTGGGCATTGGAGACCCGGTCACCGCTGATAATGATATTGCGCTCAAGGCGTGCCGGCGCTTGGCGGTTCTCCTTGAAGGGGAAGGTCTCGGTCGAACTGGCGGCCGCATCGGCGGTGGCTTCCAGGCGGAATTCGAGGTTGGCGGTCTTACCCAGGATACGCTTGGCCTCGGCGGTGTCCTGCACCCCCGGCAACTGCACCACGATGCGGTTACGGCCCTGACGCTGAACCAGTGGCTCGGAAACCCCCAGCTCGTTGACCCGGTTACGCACCGTGGTCAGGTTCTGTTTGATCGCATAATCCTCGATCTCTCGAACCTGGGTCTCCTTAAGGGTAAAGCTGAGGAAGAAGCCCTCCGCCTCCTCGTAGCTGTTGATTGCCAGCTCCTGGAACTCGTCGGCGATTCGGCTGACCGCTTCATCGCGGGTTTGCTCGTCGGCAAACATCAGCTGGCGGGCGCCGTTGTCCAGGTCGGGGGCGGAACGATAACGCAACCGCTCCTTACGCAGCAGGGTGCGTACCTCGCTGTTGTAGACCTTCAGGCGGGTATCCACCGCGCGCTGCATATCCACTTCCAGCAGGAAGTGGACACCACCACTGAGGTCCAGGCCCAGCTTCATGGGGCCGGCCCCCAGGGAAGAGAGCCACTCCGGGGTGGTGGGAGCCAGGTTGAGGGCGACCACGTAGTCGTCCCCCATAGCACGCTGGATCGCCTCCTTGGCAGCCAGCTGATCCTCGATATCGGTCAGGCGCAGCAGGGCCGATTTCTCCAGCAGTTCACTGGCTTTGAGGGGAATATTGGCCTCGACGAGAGACTTTTCGGCCCGCTCGATAGTGCGCTGGTCGATGGTCAACGAGGTGCGCAGGCCGGAGATCTGGATCGACGGATCATCCGGATAGAGGTTGGGGAGCGCGTAGATGGCACCCACCACCAATGCAACGACGATCAGCAGGTATTTCCAAAACGGGTATTTATTGAGCATCGTGGTGCCCTAGTGGTTATCCATGGAAAAGCCGCAGCCCGCTACAAACGGGGCTGCGGCCGACGGCACAGCGGCAAGGCGATATCAGATCGCCTTGATGGTGCCCTTGGGCAGCGCAGCCGCGATGGAGACTTTCTGGAAATTCAACTCAACGTTGTCGGCGACCTGCAGGGTAACGAACTCATCGTTTACCTTGGTCACCTTGCCCAGGATACCGCCACTGGTCACCACCTCGTCACCCTTGCTGATGCCGCTGACCAGCTCTTTGTGCTCTTTGGCACGCTTGCTCTGGGGACGCCAGATGATGAAGTAGAAGATCAGCACGAAGCCGCCCAACATCAGCAATTGACCGACCATGCTGGGACCGGCGGCGGCACCGGCAGCGGCGGTTTCGGCTACAGCTTCACTGATAAAAAAACTCATGTCTTACTTCTCCAAAAAGGTTATTAGAAAACGGAATTCAAAGGACCCCGCACCGGGGTTCGGATCGACCCTGGCGCGTTAAACAAGCGGGCTAGTCCAGCGGCGGCGTTTCCAGCCCCCGCTTACGGTAGAACTCATCCACAAAGTCGCTCAATTTACCCTGTTCAATGGCATCTCGCAAACCCGCCATCAAGCGCTGGTAGAAGCGCAGGTTGTGGATGGTGTTCAACTGTGACCCCAGAATCTCGTTGCACTTGTCCAGGTGATGCAAATAGGCACGACTGAAATTGCGGCAGGTGTAGCAGTCGCACTCGGCATCGAGGGTGGAGGGGTCACGCTTGTGGGGGGCGTTGCGAATCCGCACCACCCCGGTGGAGGTAAAGAGATGGCCGTTGCGGGCGTTGCGGGTCGGCATCACGCAGTCGAACATATCCACCCCGCGGCGTACTGACTCGACAATATCTTCCGGCGTCCCTACCCCCATCAGGTAGCGGGGGCGATCCTCGGGCATCAGCGGCGTCACACCGTCGAGCACCTTCATCATCTCCTCCTTGGGCTCGCCCACCGAGAGGCCACCGATGGCGTAGCCGTCGAAGCCGATCTCGTTGAGGCCCGCCAGGGAGCGCTCACGCAGGTGCTGGTGCATCCCCCCCTGAATAATACCAAACAGGGCGGAGGGGTTGTCGCCGTGGGCCTCCTTGCTGCGCTTGGCCCAACGCAGGGAGAGCTCCATCGAGGTTTCGGCGGTCTTCTCATCGGCGGGATAGGGGGTGCATTCGTCGAAGATCATGACAATGTCCGACCCCAGCTCCCGCTGCACCTGCATCGATACCTCGGGGCTCAAAAACACCTTGGCGCCATCCACCGGCGAGCGGAACGAGACCCCCTCCTCGGTGATCTTGCGCAGATCCCCCAGGCTGAATACCTGGAAACCGCCGGAGTCGGTGAGGATCGGTCCCTGCCAGCCATTGAAATCGTGCAGATCGCCGTGGGACTGGATGATCTCGGTCCCCGGGCGCAACATCAGGTGGAAGGTGTTGCCGAGGATGATCTGGGCACCGATCTCCTCGATATCCCGCGGCAGCATGCCCTTGACCGTACCGTAGGTGCCGACCGGCATAAAGGCGGGGGTCTCCACCACACCCCGAGGAAAGGTCAGGCGCCCGCGGCGCGCGCGGCCGTCACTGCCCAGCTGTTCAAAGGTCATAAAGCATTCTCGGCTCATCACAT from Aestuariirhabdus litorea encodes:
- the secF gene encoding protein translocase subunit SecF; this translates as MSANKVINFMGARMLAAALSIALVLGSIASLAVNGLQFGLDFTGGTLVELGYDRAADLQKIRDDLGSAGFKDSVVQDYGSATDVLIRLTGDDPKLGDKVVDTLQAGYSGQIDLRRVEFVGPQVGEELREQGGLGMLLALALVMVYIAIRFQYKFAIGAVVALAHDVIITLGVFSILGVGFDLTVLAAVLSVIGYSLNDTIVVSDRIRENFRKMRKGTEIEIINASLTQTFGRTIITSLTTIMVLVALFYFGGEMIHAFALALLIGVGVGTYSSIYVAANILLFMDITREDLLPPQKEEDEADQMP
- the secD gene encoding protein translocase subunit SecD, with amino-acid sequence MLNKYPFWKYLLIVVALVVGAIYALPNLYPDDPSIQISGLRTSLTIDQRTIERAEKSLVEANIPLKASELLEKSALLRLTDIEDQLAAKEAIQRAMGDDYVVALNLAPTTPEWLSSLGAGPMKLGLDLSGGVHFLLEVDMQRAVDTRLKVYNSEVRTLLRKERLRYRSAPDLDNGARQLMFADEQTRDEAVSRIADEFQELAINSYEEAEGFFLSFTLKETQVREIEDYAIKQNLTTVRNRVNELGVSEPLVQRQGRNRIVVQLPGVQDTAEAKRILGKTANLEFRLEATADAAASSTETFPFKENRQAPARLERNIIISGDRVSNAQSNFDENGRPQVNIRLDSSGGQLMNRATRDNVGRRMAVLFIEQKPTTRIETQEVNGEKVQVRVPGFREEREVISLATIQSALGTSFRITGLDGVGEASELALLLRAGALAAPMYFVEERTVGPSLGKDNIRMGINSVVIGFALVLIFMLVYYKVFGLFANIALTLNLALLVALMSMLSATLTLPGIAGIVLTVGMAVDANVLIFSRIKEELKNGLSAQRAIHEGYDRAFVTILDANITTLLVAVILYAVGTGPVKGFAVTLSLGIIISMFTAIVVTRAMVNLSFGGRQLKRLWI
- the yajC gene encoding preprotein translocase subunit YajC yields the protein MSFFISEAVAETAAAGAAAGPSMVGQLLMLGGFVLIFYFIIWRPQSKRAKEHKELVSGISKGDEVVTSGGILGKVTKVNDEFVTLQVADNVELNFQKVSIAAALPKGTIKAI
- the tgt gene encoding tRNA guanosine(34) transglycosylase Tgt: MSRECFMTFEQLGSDGRARRGRLTFPRGVVETPAFMPVGTYGTVKGMLPRDIEEIGAQIILGNTFHLMLRPGTEIIQSHGDLHDFNGWQGPILTDSGGFQVFSLGDLRKITEEGVSFRSPVDGAKVFLSPEVSMQVQRELGSDIVMIFDECTPYPADEKTAETSMELSLRWAKRSKEAHGDNPSALFGIIQGGMHQHLRERSLAGLNEIGFDGYAIGGLSVGEPKEEMMKVLDGVTPLMPEDRPRYLMGVGTPEDIVESVRRGVDMFDCVMPTRNARNGHLFTSTGVVRIRNAPHKRDPSTLDAECDCYTCRNFSRAYLHHLDKCNEILGSQLNTIHNLRFYQRLMAGLRDAIEQGKLSDFVDEFYRKRGLETPPLD